The sequence AGAGAAGTTCCAACGCTTGATAGCGCCTTGGAAGCCTTTACCTTTAGATGTACCAGTAACGTCTACTTTTTTAATTTCGTTGAAAAGTTCTACGTTTAGCTCAGCGCCAACTTCAAACTCTTCGCCGTTTTCTAAACGGAATTCCCAAAGACCGCGACCTGCTTCAACACCCGCTTTCGCGAAGTGACCAGCTTCAGGTTTAGTTACACGGTTAGCTTTCTTAGCACCAGTAGTTACTTGGATTGCTGCGTAGCCGTCTGTCTCAAGAGTTTTAACTTGAGAAATACGGTTCGCTTCAACCTCAACAACAGTTACTGGGATAGAAACGCCTTCTTCGGTAAATACGCGGGTCATACCCACTTTACGTCCGACTAGACCAATCATTATTCTTATCTCCCTTAACCTAGGCTGATTTGAACATCAACGCCAGCTGCAAGATCAAGACGCATTAGAGCATCAACAGTTTTATCTGTTGGCTCAACGATGTCGATCAAACGCTTGTGAGTACGAATTTCGTACTGGTCACGTGCATCTTTGTTGACGTGTGGAGAGGTAAGAACAGTGAAACGCTCTTTACGAGTAGGAAGTGGAATAGGACCACGAACCTGTGCGCCAGTACGTTTTGCTGTTTCAACGATTTCCGCAGTTGAAGCATCGATTAACTTGTAATCAAACGCTTTAAGGCGGATACGAATACGTTGGTTCTGCATGAGACAGAGCTCCAATTATTAATAATTACACAAACAATATCGCCACTCAAACTCGAAAGAACGAGAGAATGCCGATTGATTTATGTGAAACCGTAGCATCCAAAATCAGGACGCATTGTCAGTTAACTTTTGAAGTAAACACAAGGTTTACTATTTTTATTAACCGCGAACATAAGCTGAGTATACATTACTAGGTAAGACCTACTCCTCAGTGCTCATTGGTTCACAAACCGGCGTTAGCCAGTGCGATGCATTATACAGATCACATTTTGGTATGCAAGTGTCGTTGGAAAAATAATCGGAATATATTTGATGGAGGCAATCGACGGTAGTTGAATGACGAAAGTCGAATAGCAAAGAACGGGGGAATGCTTGGGGGATTGTAGAAACAAAAGAGGTTAGAAAAATAAAAGGGAAGCCGAAGCTTCCCTTTTTCAATGCAGTTCTTCTAATGAAGAGTGTGCAAAATCAATTCGCGATTAAGCGAAGATTTTAGCTACAACACCAGCACCAACTGTACGGCCACCTTCGCGGATTGCGAAACGTAGACCTTCGTCCATTGCGATTGGAGCGATTAGCTCAACAGTCATTTGAACGTTGTCACCTGGCATTACCATTTCTACGCCTTCAGGTAGAGTGATATCGCCTGTTACGTCAGTTGTACGGAAGTAGAACTGTGGACGGTAACCCTTGAAGAAAGGAGTGTGACGGCCGCCTTCGTCTTTAGAAAGTACGTATACTTCAGACTCAAACTTAGTGTGTGGGTTGATTGAACCTTTAGCAGAAAGTACTTGGCCACGTTCAACGTCATCACGCTTAGTACCACGTAGAAGTGCACCAACGTTCTCACCAGCACGACCTTCGTCAAGCAGCTTACGGAACATTTCAACACCAGTACAAGTAGTAAGAGTAGTTTCTTTGATACCAACGATTTCTACTTCGTCACCTACGCGTAGGATACCGCGCTCGATACGACCAGTAACTACAGTACCACGACCTTGGATTGAGAATACATCTTCAATAGGAAGTAGGAACGGTAGATCAACAGCACGCTCTGGAAGTGGAATGTAAGAATCTAGTGCTTCTGCAAGCTCAACGATCTTGTCTTCCCACTGTTTTTCGCCGTTTAGAGCGCCAAGTGCAGAACCTTGAATTACTGGAAGGTCGTCTCCTGGGTACTCGTACTCAGAAAGAAGTTCACGAACTTCCATTTCTACTAGCTCAAGTAGCTCTTCGTCATCAACCATGTCACATTTGTTCATGAATACGATGATGTAAGGGATACCAACTTGACGACCAAGTAGGATGTGCTCACGAGTTTGTGGCATAGGGCCATCTGTAGCAGCAACAACTAGGATACCGCCGTCCATTTGAGCAGCACCAGTGATCATGTTTTTAACATAATCGGCGTGTCCAGGACAGTCTACGTGTGCGTAGTGACGTTCAGGAGTATCGTACTCAACGTGAGAAGTTGCGATTGTGATACCGCGCTCGCGCTCTTCTGGAGCGTTATCGATAGATGCGAAATCTTTAGCAACACCGCCGTACACTTTTGCAAGTGTAGTACAGATAGCAGCAGTTAGAGTTGTTTTACCGTGGTCAACGTGGCCGATAGTACCAACGTTTACGTGCGGTTTCGTACGTTCAAATTTTTCTTTAGACACAATCGTGTTCCTTCCTAGTTATGATTCGCCACGTTCATTATTGAGCGAGACGCGCCAGAAATTGCTATTTTATGCGCCAACTCTCGTTAGCGCAATATTTGGACGCATTGATCTTTCAAAAAATGAAAAAAATGCATCCCTTTTGTTTAACCACGCTCTGCAATGATTGCATTAGCAACATTTTTTGGCACTTCAGCGTACTCACTAAACTCCATAGAGTAAGAAGCACGACCTTGTGTCGCAGAACGCAAATCAGTTGCGTAACCGAACATGACAGACAACGGAACTTGTGCACGAATTATCTTCAGGCCAGCTGTCCCCTCGTCCATACCTTCGATGATGCCGCGACGACGGTTAATATCGCCAACAACGTCACCCATCCAGTCTTCTGGAGTAGTTACTTCAACTTTCATCATAGGCTCAAGCAAAACTGGTTGCGCTTCTAGTGCACCCGTTCTGAAAGCCATAGAGGCAGCGATTGTAAACGCCATCTCACTTGAATCTACTTCATGGTAAGAACCATCATATAGTGTAGCTTTGATATCCAAAACTGGATAGCCCGCTAATACACCATTGTTCATTTGCTCTTCAACGCCTTTAGCGACAGAGGTAATGAACTCTTTTGGCACGATACCATTGGCAATTTCATCTACGAAGACAAAGCCTTCGCCGGCTTCTGATGGTTCCAGTTTCAGCCATACGTGACCGTACTGTCCTTTACCACCATGTTCGCGGATAAATTTACCTTCAGCTTTCGCTGTACCACGAATGGTTTCACGATAAGCAACTTGCGGATTACCAACGTTGCAGTTCACACTAAATTCACGTTTCATGCGGTCAACGATGATATCTAAGTGCAGTTCACCCATGCCAGAGATTAGTGTCTGGCCAGTTTCGTCATCCGTTTCAACACGGAACGATGGATCTTCTGCCGCTAGCTTACCTAACGCGATAGTCATTTTATCTTGATCTGCTTGAGAGCGAGGCTCTACAACGATCTGAATAACTGGATCTGGGAATTCCATACGCTCAAGAACAATTTTATGGTTCTGGTCACACAGAGTTTCACCAGTAGTAACATCTTTAAGGCCGATAATGGCTGCGATGTCACCTGCTCGTACTTCTTTTACTTCTTCACGTTTGTTTGAGTGCATTTGAACAATGCGCCCTAAACGTTCACGTTGTTTCTTCACAGAGTTGTAAGCTGTTTTACCGCTTTCAACAACACCAGAGTAAACACGGATGAAAGTTAAAGTACCAACAAACGGGTCTGTTGCAATTTTAAATGCTAGCGCTGAGAACGGTTCTTTGTCGTCCGCGTGACGCTCAATTTCATTCTCGTCATCATCGATACCCTTAATTGCAGGTACATCGACTGGAGAAGGAAGGAAATCAACAACTGCATCTAGAACAGCTTGTACGCCTTTGTTTTTGAAAGCACTACCGCAAGTTGCAAGTACGATTTCATTATTAAGGGTACGAGTACGAAGACCTTGTTTGATTTCAGCTTCTGTCAATTCACCTTCTTCAAGGTACTTATCCATCAGCTCTTCATTTGCTTCTGCAGCAGCTTCAACAAGTTCTATACGATATTCTTCAGCCATTTCTTGCATGTCTGCTGGAATGTCTTCGTACGTAAAAGTCATGCCTTGGTCAGCTTCGTTCCAGTTGATTGCCTTCATCTTGATAAGATCGACAACACCCTGGAAGTTTTCTTCAGCACCAATGTTAAGTTGAATAGGCACAGGAGTCGCGCCTAGGCGGTCCTTAATCTGTTCAACTACGCGCAAGAAGTCTGCGCCTGTACGGTCCATTTTGTTAACGAAAACCATACGTGGAACTTGGTACTTATCAGCTTGACGCCATACTGTCTCTGACTGAGGTTCAACACCCGATGAGCCACAGAAAACAACAACTGCACCATCAAGTACACGCAGAGAACGTTCTACTTCGATAGTGAAGTCAACGTGTCCAGGAGTATCGATGATGTTGATGCGGTGGTCAGAATACTGAGCTTCCATACCACGCCAAAACGTAGTGGTTGCTGCTGAAGTGATCGTAATACCGCGCTCTTGCTCTTGCTCCATCCAGTCCATGGTTGCTGCACCATCGTGAACTTCGCCGATTTTGTGAGAAAGACCGGTATAGAACAGAATACGTTCACTTGTGGTTGTTTTACCTGCATCTACGTGAGCAACGATACCGATATTACGGTACTGCTCAATAGGAGTTTTACGAGCCACGGTTGAATCCTCTTATTAGAGACTTAGGGACTATTGCTATGTCTAGATTATGCGTTAAAAGCGATACTTTGCTAAAAAGCTTTGCCCTAGAAATAGCAATAGTTCCTAGCATAAGCATAGGAACTAAAGAAGTGCTGCAAGGAACCTTGCAGCACTGAAAAGGTATTACCAGCGGTAATGTGCGAACGCTTTGTTTGCGTCAGCCATGCGGTGAACGTCTTCACGTTTCTTAACCGCAGTACCTTTGTTCTCAGACGCGTCTAGCATTTCAGCAGCTAGGCGTTGAGCCATAGATTTTTCACCACGCTTACGCGCAGCTTCAACTACCCAACGCATAGCAAGAGCGTTACGGCGAACCGGACGAACTTCTACAGGTACTTGGTAAGTTGAACCACCCACACGGCGAGATTTAACTTCTACCGCTGGGCGAACATTTTCAAGAGCTTCTTCAAATACAGCTAAGTGATCTTTACCAGATTTCTCAGCCATAGTTTCTAGTGCAGTGTAAACAATCTTCTCTGCAGTAGATTTTTTTCCGTCAACCATAAGGATGTTAACGAATTTTGCCAGCAGTTCAGATTTGAACTTAGGATCTGGAAGGATCTTACGCTGGCCTATTACGCGACGACGTGGCATGGAATTTCTCCGTTGTCTTCTTCAGGTTTTTTCCAAAACTTTTCAGAATAATAAATAAATAGTGTTTGGCCTTACTTAACGCTTTCTTTTTAAAAAAAGACGCATTAAGACTTAGGACGTTTCACACCATACTTAGAACGACCTTTCTTACGGTCGTTAACGCCTGCACAGTCAAGTGCACCGCGAACAGTGTGGTAACGCACACCTGGTAAATCTTTAACACGACCACCACGGATAAGAACAACACTGTGTTCTTGAAGGTTATGACCTTCGCCGCCGATGTATGAAGTAACTTCAAAGCCGTTAGTTAGACGAACACGACATACTTTACGTAGTGCTGAGTTCGGTTTTTTTGGAGTAGTAGTATATACGCGAGTACATACACCACGTTTTTGTGGGCACGCTTCTAGTGCAGGCACGTTGCTTTTAACAACCTGCTTTACACGAGGAGTACGTACCAACTGGTTAATAGTTGCCATTAACTAGCTCCTGATTTACTTGAAAGTAAGCTTGATGAAAAATCTAGCCCTATTACACATAGTGTAAATAGGGACGCAAAATTCTATTCAGCAGTGGGATGTGTGTCAAGAAATATACAGATCTTTTTTAGCCGTCTAGAGCTCAGGATGGTCTTTTTTTAACCATGCTGATAAAACACGGCTACCAAGTCACTGATTTGTCGTTCAAAACCGTCAGTTTGACGAATCCATCGAAGTCCACTTGATTCAGAGTGCTTGAAGCAAGTTGTTGTAAACCTCGGCTATCTAGATCTGTTTTTAATACCGACACATGTTCAACGGTTGAGATTTGATTGAATAACTCATGATTTGGCAGGCAAACATACACCGCATCTTCCAGCACAAGGATGTGATCCTGTTGTTGCGAGTACGCCAATGCAAGCTTGAGTTTGTCTACTGATTTTACAATATGAAGCATAACGTTCCCTAGAAAGTCAGTATTTTTTGGCTCTGAGCTAACTTCTGCGTCAACTCACTCACTTCTAGCGCAGTCACATCGATCAACAAGTTATCTGTCGAGAGGCCGAACTGATTGAGGCTATCTTGACACACGTAAACCTGCTCGATGTCGTAAAGATCCATGAGCTTAAATGCAGAAATATAGTCACGTGATAGGGATTCATCTGGCTGTTGAGCCTTGAGAAGCTGTGTAACGCCATCACCAACAAAGAATACGATAATGTCTTCACTATAGGCTGAAGCCGCTAGCAGCGCATCTAGCCCTTCTCTACCCGCAGCCGTCGTATGAGGAAAAGTATTAAATATAAAGGCCAATTTACTCAAAACTGCACAACCCTATCTTGCGTCAAAAGTGCTTCAGATAAGCTCCCTAATCCAGCTTGGGTAAAACCAGCCGCCAAGTTAGAGGCACTCAATTGATGTTGCGTTGCTTCTTCTGTGCTGATCACTCCGCGTCTGAGCGCAGCAGCAACACATGTCTCTAGGCTAACATTGTGCTCATCCGCCAGTTTTTGCCAAGCAGAAGCCAAGTCAAATTCATCATTAGCAGGTACTGTAATGCCAGAACCATTGCTGACACCATCTTGATAGAAGAACACACTGTGGAGTTTGTGGCCCTGTTTCAATAGAGCCACGGCAAACTGATAAGCACTTCTTGCGGATTGTGAGCCGTAAACCGGCCCATTAACTAGGAGTGTGTAGCTTAACAACCCTCTTCATCCTCTGTTTTGCGTTGACGGATGTATAAGTAAACGGTGTGCTTAGAGATATTCAACCGCTCAGCTACACGGTTAATCGCGTCTTTAATATCGAAAATACCTTTGTCGTAAAGCTCCATCACGATTTGACGGTTCTTAGTATTGTTCGATACTGATTTGTCTGCATTGATTTCTTCAATGGTGCGTTCAACCGTTTGGTCGACAAGCTCTTCCACATCACTGGCAAAGTTTACTGATGATGCAGCTTCGTCCGCATCTTGCGTAGGCATGAAAGATTGCAGTACTTGTGAGAATGGCGCATCTAGGTTTACGTTAATACACAACAAGCCAATCACTCGGTCTTCACCATTGCGGATAGCAACCGTGATCGACTTCATCAATACTCCGCCTTTAGCACGAGTAAAGTATGAACGTGAGAAGTTACGCTTAGAACCTTCAATATCTTTCAGCATCTTTAATGCAAGATCGGTGATCGGCGAACCAACCTGACGACCTGTATTTTCGCCGTTGGCAATTTTAATCGCAGAAGTATTGAGGTCTTCTAAAGAGTGTAAAACGATTTCACAAAACGGACCGATAAGACTCGCAATACCGTCAACCACGGCCTCATAAGATCTTAAGATAATTTTATCGTGTTCACTGAATGGCATGACGTGGACTGATTCCATTTCAAGTAACACATCCGCATTGACTGTTTCTGTAGTAGTCACTTATTCCTTACCTTCGTGTGAAAAATCAACAAATTTATGTAAGTTTATCAGAAAATTTTAATTGCACACCTAGCTAACATTGCAACTAGTGATTTAGAACAACTTTAAAAATCAAATACTCATTTAAAAAGCAAAAAAAAAAGCCCAACTCAACGTTAGGCTTTTTATTCAATCCACGAATTTTAATACGAGAGATTCATTCGATACTTTCGTTCGATATTACTGAGCAGGGGCTGCTTCAGCGTTATCGATTTTCAGTAGCTCAACTTCAAATACTAGCGTTGAGTTAGCTGGGATAGTCGGTGTGTCTTGCTCACCGTATGCTAGCTCTGGCGGGATTACGAATTTGTACTTAGAACCAACTTGCATCAGTTGTACGCCTTCAGTCCAGCCTGGGATTACGCGGTTTAGTGGGAATGTTGCTGGTTCGCCACGATCGTAAGAGCTATCGAACTGAGTACCGTCTGTTAGCGTACCTTTGTAGTGTACTTGAACCGTATCAGTGTCTTTTGGAGATGCGCCTTCGCCAGCTGTCATTACTTGGTAAAGCAGGCCAGATTCAGTTTGCTTTACGCCTTCAGTCTTTGCGAACTCAGCGCGGAAGTCATCACCCGCTTTCTTCACTTCAGCTGATTTCTCTGCCGCTTGTGCTTGCATTGTTTCAGCAACACGCTTGTCTAGAGCTTCAAGTGCAGCACGAGTCTCTTCTTCGTTCAGTGCAGTTTTTTCTGCAAATACGTCTTCAATACCTTGAAGAACCATATCTTTGTCTAGGTTGATGCCTAGCTCGCTTGGCTTATCAATGCTTGTGCTTAGGTAGTTCGCGAAAGATACGCCGATTGCGTATGCCGCTTTGTCGTCTTCTGTTTTAAAGTTTACTGCTGCAACTTTAGCTTCTTCTACCTGTGGAGCTTCTGCCTTTGGTTCTTCTTTCTGACAACCAACTGCTAGCATAACCGTTGCGGCAAGCAGTGATACTTTTAAAACTGATTTCATTGAATTCTCCAATTAATGGCCAAGCCATTGGTTATTGTGCACAAATCTAATGATTAGATTGGTGTGAATACGTTAGTTATAACAATATACTAGTCATATGTCTTTCGACAAAAACCGGATTATTAGACGTGATGCAAATATTTTTCCATTCATTGCTATGTGCAATTGTCATCACCTTGTTAAATGGATGTTTTTTCTTCCAAGATGATGAGCAACGTTGGGAAATTGAACCCAATGGTGCCACCAGCTTTGCCCTAAGCAGAGATGGACGCTTCGCTCTACTCTACTCTCAGCAAAAACACTTACTGCTCTGGGACTTAGACCAAAACAAAGAGCTCGCTCAACTCGGCCCGCAAGACCAATCCGAAAACCAAATATCGCGTATTCGCATCTCTGACAATGGTCGCTTTGCGATTACCGCAAGTCAGATGAATTTCGCCGTTTGGGACTTGTCTTGGACTCAAGCTGAAGGGCTTTGGTCTATTTCCGATGGCTTGATTCGCGATGTCGACATATCCAGCAATGGTGAAAAAGTCTTACTTGGCCTGTCTAACGGCAAAGCTATCTATGTGGACTTAGTCACCGGACGGCGTCTGGAGTTCCTCGCTCACCGAGAAAAAGTTAATTCCGTCTCCCTATCTTCGAATGGGCGTTACGCATTGTCAGGCGGTAACGACTACAAAGCTTACCTTTGGGATACTGAATCAGGCTTGGTGTTACGTACCTTCGAGCATGAACAAAGAGTAGTACGAGTTGCACTACAACGTGATGGAGAATTGGCATTTACTTCTGATGGCGGCAACCAAGCGATGATTTGGGATCTAGAAACCGGTGAACCTCAAGCGCAATTGCAGAGCTGGTCTCGACAGCTGATATTCTCTAGTGCTCGCTTTTCTGACGACGGCAGTATGTTGGTGACAGGCACGCCATCAAGCCAAGTGAGCGTGTGGAATACTCAAGATGGAAAACGAATTTCTCGCCACGATGCTGAGCCATTAAAAGATGCTCGCCCTCCCCGTGCGGTAGTGTATGATGCAGCCTTTGATGAAAAGAACCGTGTGATATCGGGCACCTCTGCGGGCATAGCCCAAGCTTGGAATGTGGATTAAGAACGATGACAGAAAAGCGAATTGAACAACTAGAAAGCCGCGTGAATGACCTAGAATGTCAGTTGGCTTTCCAAGAACAAACCATTGAAGAACTCAATGAAGCGCTTAGCCAACAACAGATGTTGATCACGAGAATGCAAGATCAAATGAAGTTCGTAGTGGGTAAAGTGAAAAATATGGATGGCTCAAACCTCGCTGACGCATCAGAAGAGACGCCACCTCCACACTATTAAGTGCGGTTCCAAATAACGAATGGGTTCTAGTGACGCGTATCGCTAGCCTCTCGTCCTCGATATGTAAACACATTTCAGGACGGGGCATAGAAAACTAAAAGGGCGACAGATGCTTATCTGTCGCCCTTTTGTTTGTTTAATCTGCGCTAATTCAACCAAAGCGAGTTAAACCAATACAAGCTTAATCATCGGCATAAATCTTCACTTCCACGCAGCCGTTAGTATCAACACTCGCGCGGTACATTCCTGAGCTGTTCATACCGAAGTGAATATCACCTTGGCCATCGATAGCGATCAAGCCACCTTCACCGCCCATAGCTTTCAGTTCACCTTGGATGATGTGTTCGCAAGCCGTATGCACATCTTCTTTGAGATAACGCATTCGTGCTGCCACATCGCTTGCAACCATCTTTCTAAGGAAGAACTCACCCATGCCTGTTGTTGATACGGCCACGTTACCATTTTCAGCAACAGTGCCTGCACCTATGATTGGAGAATCTCCCACACGACCGTATTTTTTATTGGTTACACCACCAGTGCTGGTTGCGGCCGCTAAATTGC is a genomic window of Vibrio sp. FE10 containing:
- the rplC gene encoding 50S ribosomal protein L3, encoding MIGLVGRKVGMTRVFTEEGVSIPVTVVEVEANRISQVKTLETDGYAAIQVTTGAKKANRVTKPEAGHFAKAGVEAGRGLWEFRLENGEEFEVGAELNVELFNEIKKVDVTGTSKGKGFQGAIKRWNFSTQDMTHGNSLSHRAPGSIGQCQTPGRVFKGKKMAGHMGAERVTTQNLEIVRVDAERNLLLIKGAVPGSTGGNVIVKPAVKA
- the rpsJ gene encoding 30S ribosomal protein S10; translated protein: MQNQRIRIRLKAFDYKLIDASTAEIVETAKRTGAQVRGPIPLPTRKERFTVLTSPHVNKDARDQYEIRTHKRLIDIVEPTDKTVDALMRLDLAAGVDVQISLG
- the tuf gene encoding elongation factor Tu; the protein is MSKEKFERTKPHVNVGTIGHVDHGKTTLTAAICTTLAKVYGGVAKDFASIDNAPEERERGITIATSHVEYDTPERHYAHVDCPGHADYVKNMITGAAQMDGGILVVAATDGPMPQTREHILLGRQVGIPYIIVFMNKCDMVDDEELLELVEMEVRELLSEYEYPGDDLPVIQGSALGALNGEKQWEDKIVELAEALDSYIPLPERAVDLPFLLPIEDVFSIQGRGTVVTGRIERGILRVGDEVEIVGIKETTLTTCTGVEMFRKLLDEGRAGENVGALLRGTKRDDVERGQVLSAKGSINPHTKFESEVYVLSKDEGGRHTPFFKGYRPQFYFRTTDVTGDITLPEGVEMVMPGDNVQMTVELIAPIAMDEGLRFAIREGGRTVGAGVVAKIFA
- the fusA gene encoding elongation factor G, whose protein sequence is MARKTPIEQYRNIGIVAHVDAGKTTTSERILFYTGLSHKIGEVHDGAATMDWMEQEQERGITITSAATTTFWRGMEAQYSDHRINIIDTPGHVDFTIEVERSLRVLDGAVVVFCGSSGVEPQSETVWRQADKYQVPRMVFVNKMDRTGADFLRVVEQIKDRLGATPVPIQLNIGAEENFQGVVDLIKMKAINWNEADQGMTFTYEDIPADMQEMAEEYRIELVEAAAEANEELMDKYLEEGELTEAEIKQGLRTRTLNNEIVLATCGSAFKNKGVQAVLDAVVDFLPSPVDVPAIKGIDDDENEIERHADDKEPFSALAFKIATDPFVGTLTFIRVYSGVVESGKTAYNSVKKQRERLGRIVQMHSNKREEVKEVRAGDIAAIIGLKDVTTGETLCDQNHKIVLERMEFPDPVIQIVVEPRSQADQDKMTIALGKLAAEDPSFRVETDDETGQTLISGMGELHLDIIVDRMKREFSVNCNVGNPQVAYRETIRGTAKAEGKFIREHGGKGQYGHVWLKLEPSEAGEGFVFVDEIANGIVPKEFITSVAKGVEEQMNNGVLAGYPVLDIKATLYDGSYHEVDSSEMAFTIAASMAFRTGALEAQPVLLEPMMKVEVTTPEDWMGDVVGDINRRRGIIEGMDEGTAGLKIIRAQVPLSVMFGYATDLRSATQGRASYSMEFSEYAEVPKNVANAIIAERG
- the rpsG gene encoding 30S ribosomal protein S7 — encoded protein: MPRRRVIGQRKILPDPKFKSELLAKFVNILMVDGKKSTAEKIVYTALETMAEKSGKDHLAVFEEALENVRPAVEVKSRRVGGSTYQVPVEVRPVRRNALAMRWVVEAARKRGEKSMAQRLAAEMLDASENKGTAVKKREDVHRMADANKAFAHYRW
- the rpsL gene encoding 30S ribosomal protein S12 — its product is MATINQLVRTPRVKQVVKSNVPALEACPQKRGVCTRVYTTTPKKPNSALRKVCRVRLTNGFEVTSYIGGEGHNLQEHSVVLIRGGRVKDLPGVRYHTVRGALDCAGVNDRKKGRSKYGVKRPKS
- the tusB gene encoding sulfurtransferase complex subunit TusB; protein product: MLHIVKSVDKLKLALAYSQQQDHILVLEDAVYVCLPNHELFNQISTVEHVSVLKTDLDSRGLQQLASSTLNQVDFDGFVKLTVLNDKSVTW
- the tusC gene encoding sulfurtransferase complex subunit TusC — encoded protein: MSKLAFIFNTFPHTTAAGREGLDALLAASAYSEDIIVFFVGDGVTQLLKAQQPDESLSRDYISAFKLMDLYDIEQVYVCQDSLNQFGLSTDNLLIDVTALEVSELTQKLAQSQKILTF
- the tusD gene encoding sulfurtransferase complex subunit TusD, which produces MLSYTLLVNGPVYGSQSARSAYQFAVALLKQGHKLHSVFFYQDGVSNGSGITVPANDEFDLASAWQKLADEHNVSLETCVAAALRRGVISTEEATQHQLSASNLAAGFTQAGLGSLSEALLTQDRVVQF
- a CDS encoding helix-turn-helix transcriptional regulator, giving the protein MTTTETVNADVLLEMESVHVMPFSEHDKIILRSYEAVVDGIASLIGPFCEIVLHSLEDLNTSAIKIANGENTGRQVGSPITDLALKMLKDIEGSKRNFSRSYFTRAKGGVLMKSITVAIRNGEDRVIGLLCINVNLDAPFSQVLQSFMPTQDADEAASSVNFASDVEELVDQTVERTIEEINADKSVSNNTKNRQIVMELYDKGIFDIKDAINRVAERLNISKHTVYLYIRQRKTEDEEGC
- the fkpA gene encoding FKBP-type peptidyl-prolyl cis-trans isomerase, which translates into the protein MKSVLKVSLLAATVMLAVGCQKEEPKAEAPQVEEAKVAAVNFKTEDDKAAYAIGVSFANYLSTSIDKPSELGINLDKDMVLQGIEDVFAEKTALNEEETRAALEALDKRVAETMQAQAAEKSAEVKKAGDDFRAEFAKTEGVKQTESGLLYQVMTAGEGASPKDTDTVQVHYKGTLTDGTQFDSSYDRGEPATFPLNRVIPGWTEGVQLMQVGSKYKFVIPPELAYGEQDTPTIPANSTLVFEVELLKIDNAEAAPAQ
- a CDS encoding WD40 repeat domain-containing protein, which codes for MQIFFHSLLCAIVITLLNGCFFFQDDEQRWEIEPNGATSFALSRDGRFALLYSQQKHLLLWDLDQNKELAQLGPQDQSENQISRIRISDNGRFAITASQMNFAVWDLSWTQAEGLWSISDGLIRDVDISSNGEKVLLGLSNGKAIYVDLVTGRRLEFLAHREKVNSVSLSSNGRYALSGGNDYKAYLWDTESGLVLRTFEHEQRVVRVALQRDGELAFTSDGGNQAMIWDLETGEPQAQLQSWSRQLIFSSARFSDDGSMLVTGTPSSQVSVWNTQDGKRISRHDAEPLKDARPPRAVVYDAAFDEKNRVISGTSAGIAQAWNVD
- a CDS encoding SlyX family protein encodes the protein MTEKRIEQLESRVNDLECQLAFQEQTIEELNEALSQQQMLITRMQDQMKFVVGKVKNMDGSNLADASEETPPPHY